GCTGGCCGCGGCTACGCTAACGTGGCCGGCGACGGCGGCTCACCTGCGTCTGTGGCCTGTAGATCTTGGAGCTGGGCGCCATGGGCGTGATGGCCACGGAGGTCCCCGAGGAGCTGGGCGGGGCCGGCATGGACTACCTGGCGTACAGCGTGGCCGTGGAGGAAATCAGTCGCGGCTGCGCCAGCACCGGCGTGGTCGTCTCCGTCAACAACGTGAGACGCTTCGCACGCCGGATTTAGCTCGTCGTCGTGGTGGCGTAGCCcggcaagctagtgctagcgctagcGCTTGCGCTACTGTTTGTGTGTAAACGTGCTGGCGATGGGTTGAACGCGTGATTTGAACAAACCAAGCAAATCCAAAAATGTTGCAAAGTGACTTTCGCGTCTTGTCCGGTCTGCTTTTCTGACTCTTGGTGTCGGCGTGACGTGGCTGATGTTGTTGATGGCGCCCCTCCTGTGAGTCAGTCTCTGTATTTGGGTCCAATCCTGAAGTTCGGTTCTGAGGAACAGAAGCAGAAGTGGATCACCCCTTTCACCAGCGGCCACCGGGTGGGCTGTTTCGCCCTCAGCGAACCAGGTAACGCGATCACGCGTGCGAACCCGCCTCCTGACGCTTTTGACCTccctcgaccccccccccacaggcaACGGCAGCGACGCGGGCGCCGCGTCCACGGTGGCGCATCAGGACGGCGACCATTGGGTCCTGAACGGCACCAAAGCGTGGATCACCAACAGCtgggacgccgccgccgccgtcgtcttCGCCACCACCGACAAGAAGCTCAAGCACAAGGCACGACACCCGAGCGCGTGCCCGAGGCGCTTAGCGCGTTGCTAATGCTAGCCCGCGTCGTCGCCCCCTCGCAGGGCATCAGCGCCTTCCTTGTGCCCATGCCCCACCCGGGCCTGTCGCTGGGCAAGAAGGAGGACAAGCTGGGCATCAAGGCCTCGTCCACCGCCAACATCATCCTGGAGGACTGCAGGATCCCGCTGGACCACATGCTGGGGCCTCGTGGCGCCGGATTCAAGATCGCCATGGTAAGCGCGGCAGCGCCGTAGCTTCGCTAGGCAACTTGCCGTCGCGGCGTTAGCTGTAGCTAAGCTAACAGTCGTCATTTTTGGAGTGAAAATCCGCCAAACTGATCGTCGACGTTAGCGCAAGTCAGGCGGGCCCCTGAAAGTAAATATAATCAAATCGTCCCCTGAAATACGAGCGCGCTTGACGTCCCAATCCGGCTACTGTCATTTGGCACTTGTGGCCCGTGAGCCTTCAGTTTGGTACTTTGGTACATCGGAGCTGTGTTTTTTGTATGCCGTACGTGGCCTTCAGCAAACTCTGGACAGCGGGCGCATCGGCATCGCGGCGCAGGCGCTGGGCATCGCTCAGGCGTCGCTGGACTGCGCCGCCGACTACGCCCACAAACGACACGCCTTCGGAGCGGCCATTGGGAAACTGCAAGCCATCCAGGTAACGCGTGCGTTTTTCCTCGATTtcgtggaccccccccccgtctGAGCGGGTCTGGTTTGTGGCGCAGTTCAAGCTGGCCGACATGGCGCTGGCCGTGGAGAGCGCCCGGCTGCTCACGTGGAAGGCGGCCGCCCTGCGCGACGCCGGCAGGGCCTTCACCAAGGTAGGCCCCCGCCACAACTTCCTGCCGGGGGCCCTTTCACCATAAAAGTCTGCTCTGCAGGAAGCCGCCATGGCCAAACTGGCCGCGTCCGAGGCCGCCACCTTCTGCTCCCACCAGGTGAGTCCGTTGCCGTGTTTGTTCTTGGAGTAGCCTCGCACGCAAATtggccaaaaaaatgaaaacggcGGCCGTAAAAGCTGGACAATTTCTTCTAGGGGCCTCTAGGTGGCGCCAAAGTTCATATTTGGTCtttgttacattttcaacaacaagtggcgaaggggcgtggcctaccGAGTGGCATCGGAATCTCGAGTGCGTGAGCGATGCCGGGGAAGGTGTGGCCCGCAGCAGCTTTTGGCCAGTGTTGCTTTAGCATTTGTGACCCATATGAGGGCCCCAAATTTTGACAAAGTCAAGGTGGCGCTGTAACACCCCGAAATGGTCTCACTGTGGCGTCGTCGTCCATCAGGCCATCCAAGTTCTGGGCGGGATGGGCTACGTGACGGACATGCCCGCCGAGCGCCACTACCGCGACGCCCGCATCACGGAGATCTACGAGGGCACCAGCGAGATCCAGAGACTGGTCATCGCGGGACAGCTGCTCAAGGACTACGCAACCTAGCTGGACCCCGATCGGAAACCTAAACAACGACAACAAGTGCCAATAAGGAACATCAGGCTCAcgttggcttctttttttttggggggggggttttaaatgtcagtttttgtaaattttgaaaaaaatgtatcgatTCATTCTTTGGTTCTCTGTCGCACCGAGCCTCACTCGGGTCTTTGGTTCCGTCTGACTTCAAATCAGCGTAAAGGGACAGCAATGGTACTTGTCCGGCAGAGGGCTTGCTGATGTGCCTCCGCTACACGTACGTGACAATGTTGGAACCGCAATCGTGATTGTGAAAATGCTCAGTGAAATTAAATCGAAATATGCTTTGCGCATGTTGCCTCATTGCAttactgtaagaaaaaaaaaaacaacaacaaaaaaattactactttcctatatccttttttttcccttttactcAATCACAGATCGAGGAACCCTCACAATCCACGCGGGGTAAAGACTAAGAActgccgtccgtccgtccattatctgagccgctcatcctcataagGGCGGCGGGAGCGCCGGGGCGTATCCCGGGGGAGGGATACACCccgaaactggtcgccagccaatcgcggggcacagaTTGACAAGTCTCAATCGTCTCTACGGGCAATAGTTGAATATATGTAgaatatatagagagagagagagagagagagagaaaatcaaGATGTTGGTCTCCGACAATTGCAAATCATTCCCAAGATGTTGGTGAATTGACGTGAACGATAAGGGAAAGTCAAACTGTCAACATTTTCCGCTTATTCACGCTGCTCCATTTCATTCGATTGTGTGCTTTTTCTTCGATGTCATCACTTGAAATATGTTCCATCGAGCTTTAGCTTCCGCTTTGGTCTCAAAAAAGCTGCAAAGTACTAGAAagttgcctaaaaaaaaaaaaaattggaaaatggagATATGAATCATCAGAAGCcacctgtggggggggggggggttcgaaaTGAGGACCAAAAAATAGCCGCTGGGAgggggggtgtgtagacttttgacaTCCACCTCAAGAGGTCGAAGCGTACACGACGACGAGAAGAAAAGGACAAAAGAAACTTTTGTTTTGCGCTGGCAAACGTCAAAGGTACAATCCGGACGAAGAAGCCGTTGGGGAATCTTCTAAAATTAACTTTGCAAACAAACGTCAGGAACGTTTGACGCGAGATAAGATAAGACGGGCCGACATTCCGAGGGCGGGCGGGGGCGCGGCTCGCCCGCCGCGGGACTCCTCCCCCCTCGCCGGCCGAGCTATTTGACTGCGGCGGCTGCGTGGGCGCGCTCACACTTGCCCTTTGACCCTCGCACGTGCCCTGATGGACATTGACAGCCTGGTGGCCAACGGGGTTCTCGTCAGGGCCAGAGAAGGTACGAGCGCCGCCGTCGCTAacgctaagctaagctaagttaAGGAGACTCGCTGCATCAAGGCGGTCGGTCCCCACCACGCCAGAGGGCCTGGAAAAACGGGCTGAGTTGGGTCTCACGCGGGGGACACACACGACGCCTCGCGGTTCCCGAACCCGAAACCCGAAACCCCGGGTTCAAACGTTCCGCCTGCGGATTTCGCCGCCATTATCGGCAGCATCGACTTCAGGTGAAATGTGGACACACAGGCCCGACCTGAGAGGCCGAAAATAGAAGACGCGCACACTTTGCGGGCGGGGATGTTTACAAACGCTCTGCGACGATCTCGGTGCTGGGAAATTTCACCCCGCAACTCCATATGCGCATCTGTGTCATGACAACGtggaaatatgtatttgtgtgtttgtgcgcgtaGGCGGCAGGAGTAAAGGCCGCAGCTGGAAATGGCAGGAGATGCTCCGCTTCCCGCACATCAGCCGATGCGCCGACGTGGCCGCCAGCATCGGTGCGTGTGCGCGTCCGCGCGTGCGGCGTGAACGTGAACGTGAACGTGTGTGAACGTGCGTGGCTGCGTGTGCGTCCAGAGCGGGACTACGCGGACTTGTGCGTGGTGCAGCCCGTCGGCCGAAAGCTCTTCGGCCAGTTCTGCGACAGTCGAAGCGACCTACGAAAGTACGGCGAGCTGCGGCGGGCTCTGGTAAACGCGCTACACGCAGTACACGACGGCCCCAACGTAAGTCACCCCCAAACCGCGGCTGCGTTCAGACCAGGTTTGGAAGATCGGAAAGGACCCGGGACAAGGTGGAGGCCTCCAATCAAGGAGTTTAGAGCGCAAATTGACCAGCGGAAAGATGAAAATAGGGACATTCTCCGGGTCGTCGTCGTCGAAaaacaatttttggggggtttttgtCTCCAGGACCGATTTGAGCTGGAAAGAGACGAAACCAGACGAGTATTCGGACTTCAAATCATTCAGGAGTTCTTCACCATAAACGTAAGAGTGTGTGcggatgagtgtgtgtgtgtgtgtgtgtgtgtcttacgtctgtgtgtttgtgtccagAGAGCCCAGTTTGTCCCCGAGGTGTCCAAACACAAGCGAGGTTGTCTCTGGGGTCTGGATCACGAGCCTCGCAGCGACGTCTTCGGGGCCTGCCGAGGGTACGTCCCGgcgtgcggggggggggcaccgaGCTCTGACCGACGGGTCCGTTTCTTGCGTTTAGAGACCTCAACGCGTTCCTCAGCGGAGAACCTTTTCAGCAGTACCAGCGCAGCATGTACTTTGAGCGCTTCCTCCAGTGGAAGATGCTGGAAAggtgacggacggacggacggacggacggacggtcATCCGTCCGTCTCCATCATCACCTGACTTGTAAACGTCATCCGTGTCGGTCCTTCAGGAGGCCCATCACCAAGAACGAGTTCCGAGAGTACCGAGTCCTGGGCAAAGGCGGCTTCGGAGAGGTGACGTCCTCGTTTTCCGTCTTTCCTTCCGAAATTCAACATTTGGCAACTAAATTGACTTTGCTACGTGCTTAGCTTGCGTATCTTTGCCCCAAGGGGGGGACCCTTAAAAGGTTTCAAGTTTCCACCGAGGGATTCGATTTCCAGGTGACAATTTCAAAGATGGGCaaaggtggacaactggtttgcgcatctgcctcacagttctgaggacccgggttcaaatccggcctccccCGCGTGGCGCCGGTCACTTTTCATACTTCCTTCCGCAGCCCCAAAACTTGGATGGTACCttcaacataaaacaaattgcccgtaggtgtgaaatttGAGCGGCCCAAAGATAGTCCAGTCCTTAATGATCTCAGCTGAGCTGCGGTCGGATTTGGAAGTTGTCCTGTTTATCAGCAAAGCCCCTTTGGAGCTTGGGCAATGACTGAGAACAGAGCCCTGAGGAACCTCACGAGTCTTTAGGAGCCTTCCGATTCCGATCTCCAAAGGTTGCCATCTTTACAAGATCCCCGGCAGACCTCCGACAAAACGCAAGGAGGCGAAGGTCCGAGGACCGCGGCACGCACCGGCAGCTGACGGTGCCGTCGGTTTGCTTCCTGTCCAGGTGTGGGCGTGTCAGGTCCGAGCCACGGGGAAGATGTACGCCTGCAAGAAGCTGGAGAAGACGCACGTGAAGAAGCGGCGAGGCGAGGAGATGGCGCTCAACGAGAAAGAGATCCTGGAGAGTGTGGACAGTCGCTTTGTGGTACGAAACTCGGCTCGATTGCGGAGCGCCGCGTCCGGTCGTCGCGGTGCGTCAACTGCCTCGCTTTGAACTTCACGCTGCCGTCGTTCGCGTTCCTAAGACTGGAGTCTGCGAGATCTTCTGCCGACAAAAGAGATCCTACTTGCTAGGTCgacccgtccgtccgtccgtccgtggTGTTCTCGCACTTAGTCGGGGCTCAAGAGCAGACTTTGCTCTTCCGGGGAATGCCGACGTATTCCCGGGCCACCCGAGAGAAAAAACTACGCCGGGCTTCGGAACGGCAAAATGTGGAACACGCGAAGGCGTTTGAATACTTTCTGCCGCCGACGTCCGTCTGCTACTTGTGAAGCTTTTCTGGCGACCTGAGCAAAACTTTTTCGGGTGTGGAGCCAAAAGCCGAGTCGGCAACGTGACGGCTCGCGACGCCGTGATTGCATTCCAGCTTCTTGGAGCAAAAGTTGCAAAACGGCGACTGAGGCGGTCGGACGTCTCGCCAAATAGGGCAAAGTTGGGATCCGATTTGAGGATTTCTGCGTTTGCGGGCGGGCAGGCGGGCACCCGATGACGCCGACGCCGACCTCGCGCCGCACAGCGAGCCACGCACGAGGCCCAACGCGACCGAGTTTTCGCACCCTGCTCCTAATTTGGCGGCGGGTTTGGCCGCTATTCGAAATGCGCAAAGTCGCAGCTTGCACGCCAAAAGTACGATTTTCTATTGTTACACTTGAAATATTTGTTGTCAATAAAATACGCTCAGGCTTGCCAAAAGGTAGACACGGATGCAACGTACCTTCATTTGACTTCTTGGTCGGCGAGACTGCTTTCGAatcttgttttcttcttcttccgttCACAGTCCGGAAAGCCGCCTTTCCGCCGTCCGACGGAAACTAAAACTCCAAATATGACCAGACACCGACGGGTACACGTTTACTATTCAGGGCGTAACCAAACCGAAGCGACGCTTGCCGCCCCTCAGGTCAACCTGGCCTACGCCTACGAGACAAAACGCGAGCTGTGCTTGGTCGTCACCATGATGAGCGGCGGCGATCTGAAGTTTCACATCTACAACGTGGGCCCGGCCGGACTGGACCCCCACCGGGTGCGCTTTTACGCCGCCGAGGTCTGCTGCGGCCTCGTGCACCTGCACCGCAAGTCCATCATTTACAGgcgagttgggggggggggggggcccgcgTAAGTCGGTCTTACGTCGAAGGGAAGTTGGGAGTTCTTTGGTGTCCCGTCAGGCCGGTTTAGAGCCCGACCTGATCCCCGGAGTTACCTTCGCGGAACTTCAGAGGATCCTGACGCGGTGCCGGGTTCGCGTGCACTACACAAGCGCAACTTTTTGGAAAAGCCAAAATCGACCTTAAGGGAGGGAAACCGCCAGAACCGAGCAAGTTGAAGCTAAGCGAGACCTCCGTCCCGGTATTGCCGACTTCAGTCCGACTGGAGCCCGAGTCCAGTTTGGGTGCTTTGCCGCAACATTAGCTTGTAAATGAAAGCggggaaagcatttttttttcttttaatatctgTAGCTAGATAGATTGCGCAACCTCAATCGTTGTTATTTTTCTGGGTCACCTCCCCGTCCATACCCGCAAGCCGTACTGGTTT
This DNA window, taken from Syngnathoides biaculeatus isolate LvHL_M chromosome 17, ASM1980259v1, whole genome shotgun sequence, encodes the following:
- the LOC133490875 gene encoding LOW QUALITY PROTEIN: G protein-coupled receptor kinase 6-like (The sequence of the model RefSeq protein was modified relative to this genomic sequence to represent the inferred CDS: inserted 1 base in 1 codon) gives rise to the protein MDIDSLVANGVLVRAREGGRSKGRSWKWQEMLRFPHISRCADVAASIERDYADLCVVQPVGRKLFGQFCDSRSDLRKYGELRRALVNALHAVHDGPNDRFELERDETRRVFGLQIIQEFFTINRAQFVPEVSKHKRGCLWGLDHEPRSDVFGACRGDLNAFLSGEPFQQYQRSMYFERFLQWKMLERRPITKNEFREYRVLGKGGFGEVWACQVRATGKMYACKKLEKTHVKKRRGEEMALNEKEILESVDSRFVVNLAYAYETKRELCLVVTMMSGGDLKFHIYNVGPAGLDPHRVRFYAAEVCCGLVHLHRKSIIYRDLKPENILLDEHGHIRISDLGLAIRVTKTEXVRGRVGTPGYMAPEVIGRESYGASADWWGLGCLIYEMTAGRPLLRMKGERPTKAEMEDRIQTKTEEYGERFEPRARDICSQLLVKDPDKRLGCRTSGGRDVQAHPFFREINFRMLEAGLAEAPFKPDPRLVYCSDVQDIEEFSTLKGVSIDQSDSNFYAKFSTGSVAVAWQNEIIETGCFNELNVFGPGGSRPLDLQWTQASESPRNGLFNKIFRRLHPQEATEDGGRRSPASDNSIASGILSPPKLTF
- the acads gene encoding short-chain specific acyl-CoA dehydrogenase, mitochondrial gives rise to the protein MMHDDAMIRDKPSSRKRLVIPKVREGGRAWGAKMAALLRKATKAVGVCARGRRGVSQLAELPETHHILRRTCRDFADRELTPVAARLDREQTYPARQILELGAMGVMATEVPEELGGAGMDYLAYSVAVEEISRGCASTGVVVSVNNSLYLGPILKFGSEEQKQKWITPFTSGHRVGCFALSEPGNGSDAGAASTVAHQDGDHWVLNGTKAWITNSWDAAAAVVFATTDKKLKHKGISAFLVPMPHPGLSLGKKEDKLGIKASSTANIILEDCRIPLDHMLGPRGAGFKIAMQTLDSGRIGIAAQALGIAQASLDCAADYAHKRHAFGAAIGKLQAIQFKLADMALAVESARLLTWKAAALRDAGRAFTKEAAMAKLAASEAATFCSHQAIQVLGGMGYVTDMPAERHYRDARITEIYEGTSEIQRLVIAGQLLKDYAT